In the Telopea speciosissima isolate NSW1024214 ecotype Mountain lineage chromosome 2, Tspe_v1, whole genome shotgun sequence genome, one interval contains:
- the LOC122651724 gene encoding UPF0051 protein ABCI8, chloroplastic-like, whose protein sequence is MASVLANGTSRFCPQSHSETTIPLKASSHNLQTQKTRVNKKFTTSSRRWKVRADLESISIPSDRASSTGKTLTDDPIQKFLKRDYKWGFVSDFESFSIPKGLTEETIRLISSRKDEPDWMLQYRLDAFHKFLKMKEPKWSDNQYPPINFQDFCYYSEPKKKPTLNSIEEADPELLRYFDKLGIPLNEQNRLANVAVDAVLDSVSMATTHREKLAEAGVIFCSISEAIREHPDLVRKFLSKVVPPEDNYFAALNSAVFSDGSFCYIPKNTKCPMPVSTYFRINALETGQFERTLIVVDEGSFVEYLEGCTAPSYDRNQLHAAVVELYCMEGAEIKYSTVQNWYAGDEEGRGGIYNFVTKRGICAGARSKISWTQVETGSAITWKYPSVVLEGDDTVGEFYSVALTNNHQQADTGTKMIHKGKNTRSRIVSKGISAGYSRNCYRGLVQVQSKAENARNSSQCDSMLIADNAAANTYPYIQVKNPTARVEHEASTAKIGEDQLFYF, encoded by the exons ATGGCTTCCGTTCTGGCTAACGGTACTTCGCGCTTCTGTCCTCAGTCACATTCCGAAACTACGATACCACTGAAAGCGTCTTCTCATAACCTACAAACACAGAAGACCAGGGTTAATAAAAAATTCACTACTTCTTCGAGGCGCTGGAAGGTCCGGGCAGATCTCGAATCCATATCTATTCCTTCTGATCGAGCTTCGTCAACGGGTAAGACCTTAACCGATGATCCAAttcaaaaatttcttaaaaGGGATTACAAATGGGGTTTTGTATCGGATTTCGAATCGTTTTCGATCCCGAAAGGGCTTACGGAGGAGACAATTCGACTGATTTCTTCAAGGAAGGATGAACCAGATTGGATGCTTCAATATAGGTTGGATGCTTTCCATAAATTCCTTAAAATGAAGGAACCCAAGTGGTCGGACAATCAATACCCTCCTATCAATTTCCAAGACTTCTGTTATTACTCAGAACCGAAGAAGAAACCTACGCTGAACAGCATCGAAGAGGCTGACCCAGAGCTTCTTAGGTATTTTGATAAGTTGGGGATTCCACTCAATGAACAGAATCGATTAGCTAATGTTGCCGTTGATGCCGTCCTCGACAGCGTTTCTATGGCTACGACCCACCGGGAGAAGTTAGCAGAGGCTGGTGTGATTTTCTGTTCCATATCGGAAGCAATTAGGGAGCACCCGGATTTGGTCAGGAAATTTTTAAGCAAAGTTGTTCCTCCAGAGGATAATTACTTTGCGGCCCTGAACTCGGCGGTATTCAGTGACGGATCATTCTGTTACATCCCCAAGAATACCAAGTGCCCGATGCCCGTCTCCACTTATTTTCGGATCAATGCATTGGAAACCGGGCAGTTTGAGAGGACATTGATAGTTGTTGACGAGGGGAGCTTTGTAGAGTACTTGGAGGGTTGTACAGCACCTTCTTACGACCGGAATCAGCTCCATGCTGCTGTGGTGGAACTGTACTGCATGGAGGGTGCAGAGATTAAGTATTCCACTGTGCAGAATTGGTATGCTGGGGATGAGGAGGGGCGTGGCGGGATTTATAATTTCGTCACTAAAAGGGGCATTTGTGCCGGTGCTCGCTCTAAGATTTCATGGACACAGGTGGAGACAGGATCAGCCATTACTTGGAAGTACCCAAGTGTTGTTTTGGAGGGTGATGACACGGTGGGAGAGTTCTATTCTGTAGCATTGACAAATAACCATCAGCAGGCAGATACAGGGACAAAGATGATACACAAGGGGAAGAACACAAGAAGTAGGATAGTCTCAAAGGGCATTTCTGCTGGTTATTCAAGAAATTGTTATAGGGGGCTTGTTCAGGTGCAGTCCAAGGCAGAGAACGCTCGGAACTCCTCCCAATGTGATTCAATGCTTATTGCTGATAATGCTGCTGCCAACACTTATCCTTACATTCAG GTGAAGAACCCCACAGCTCGTGTTGAACATGAAGCTAGCACTGCCAAAATTGGTGAAGATCAGCTATTCTACTTTTAA
- the LOC122652813 gene encoding L-type lectin-domain containing receptor kinase IX.1-like: MALCNSRKPLLSIFFFFLMIFPSATSLYFNLSTFSQSEIRVEGDATISTGGIQVIGYPPGKSRIGRASYKKPMLLRDKATGNLTDFNTHFSFNTSSNQYAYGNGLAFFLAPKDSTLPRNATTYLGSASHNSASNNTEDRIFAIEFNAVNPSSQSSVNNSNSTYREEVCVPFDNTTIAGGRRANVWISYNSTTNNLSIFLTYAENPVFRGNSTLSYRINLGIYLPDLVKVGFAASSGSNAVSYSVLKWEFNSTLNLNDTDFWKTILIVAVPSGSGAALIVIVLFILWKKRSGRRKEGRVILDAPIDNEFEKTSGPKRFAYGELVRSTNNFAEEGKLGEGGFGAVYRGFLTDQKKDVAVKKVSKKSKQGIKEFASEVKIISRLRHRNLVQLVGWCHQKEELLLVYEFMPNGSLDSHLFRAKSLLTWEVRNKIVLGLASALLYLHEEWDQCVVHRDIKSSNIMLDSNFNAKLGDFGLARLIDHEKTSRTTVWAGTLGYMAPETATTWKASKESDVYSFGIVALEIACGRRCVEPKAEEGKIVLLEWVWMLYGKRKLLKAADAKLNMDFNEQQMECLLIVGLWCAHPDHKFRPSIRQAMQVLKFEAPLPDLPPNMPVSTYAVPLAVPPLNRSSTSHGEPIGLTDFEMGRT; encoded by the coding sequence ATGGCTCTCTGCAACTCAAGAAAGCCCcttctctccatttttttcttttttctcatgATTTTTCCTTCTGCAACTTCCCTATACTTCAATCTATCAACTTTCTCTCAAAGCGAAATTCGTGTAGAAGGCGATGCAACCATCTCAACAGGAGGCATCCAAGTCATCGGATACCCACCCGGCAAAAGCAGAATCGGCCGGGCTTCGTATAAGAAACCAATGCTTCTCAGGGACAAGGCAACAGGAAACCTCACAGACTTCAATACCCATTTCTCCTTCAATACTAGCTCGAATCAATACGCCTATGGTAATGGACTTGCTTTCTTTCTTGCCCCCAAGGATTCAACTCTCCCTCGTAATGCAACAACCTATCTCGGTTCTGCCAGTCACAACTCCGCCTCCAACAATACGGAAGATCGGATTTTTGCAATCGAGTTCAATGCCGTAAATCCAAGTAGCCAGTCCAGTGTGAACAACAGCAACAGTACTTACAGAGAGGAGGTTTGTGTTCCATTTGATAATACTACTATTGCAGGTGGGAGAAGAGCTAATGTTTGGATTAGTTACAACTCTACCACTAACAATTTGAGTATTTTCTTGACTTACGCTGAAAATCCGGTATTCCGTGGGAATTCTACACTGTCTTATCGTATCAATCTCGGGATTTATTTACCAGATTTGGTTAAAGTAGGGTTTGCCGCATCCTCGGGATCTAACGCCGTGTCCTATAGTGTTCTCAAATGGGAATTCAATTCGACTCTGAATTTGAATGACACAGATTTCTGGAAGACGATATTGATTGTAGCAGTCCCTTCTGGTAGTGGAGCTGCTTTGATTGTAATCGTCTTGTTCATTCTGTGGAAGAAAAGGagtggaaggagaaaagaaggcaGAGTCATCCTCGATGCACCGATCGACAATGAATTCGAGAAGACGTCAGGGCCTAAAAGGTTTGCGTATGGTGAGTTGGTTCGCTCAACTAATAATTTTGCAGAGGAAGGAAAACTTGGGGAGGGGGGATTTGGAGCTGTTTACAGAGGTTTCTTGACTGATCAGAAGAAGGATGTGGCTGTTAAGAAGGTctccaagaaatccaaacaaggaataaaagaattcgCGTCGGAGGTGAAGATCATTAGTCGATTGAGGCATAGGAATCTGGTGCAGCTTGTGGGTTGGTGCCACCAGAAAGAAGAACTACTccttgtttatgaattcatgcCCAATGGAAGCCTAGATTCACATCTCTTTAGAGCAAAAAGTTTGTTGACATGGGAGGTGAGGAACAAAATAGTTTTAGGCTTAGCCTCTGCGTTGCTGTATCTTCATGAAGAATGGGACCAATGTGTGGTGCACAGGGATATCAAATCTAGCAATATCATGTTAGATTCCAATTTCAATGCTAAACTTGGAGATTTCGGATTAGCGAGGCTAATTGATCATGAGAAAACATCGAGAACGACTGTATGGGCAGGGACTTTGGGTTACATGGCTCCTGAAACTGCTACTACTTGGAAGGCCTCCAAGGAATCAGATGTATATAGCTTTGGAATTGTGGCTCTGGAGATTGCTTGTGGGAGAAGATGTGTTGAACCTAAGGCAGAAGAAGGTAAGATAGTGTTGTTAGAGTGGGTCTGGATGCTCTATGGAAAGAGAAAGCTTCTTAAAGCAGCTGATGCAAAACTGAATATGGATTTCAATGAGCAACAAATGGAGTGTTTGCTGATTGTTGGGCTATGGTGTGCTCACCCTGATCACAAATTCCGACCTTCGATCAGACAAGCGATGCAGGTCCTTAAATTCGAAGCACCATTACCTGATCTTCCTCCCAATATGCCTGTGAGCACATATGCTGTTCCTCTAGCTGTGCCTCCACTGAATAGGAGTTCAACTTCACATGGTGAACCCATTGGACTTACAGATTTTGAGATGGGTAGAACCTGA